The region GATATCGACCATCGCGTGGTTGAGCTCGATATCGTCCTTGAGCACCTCGGGTACTGCCGGCTCCTCGAAGATCGCCTGCCATGGGCACTCGGGCTCGCACGCGCCGCAGTCGATGCATTCATCGGGATGGATATAGAGCTGGTTGGGAAATTTTTCCTTATCGGAGCCGACATACTCGTAGATGCAATCGACCGGGCATACGCTGACGCATCCGGTATCCACGCAATCGCGGCAGAGACGGGTAATCGTCCAAGGCATCGAATCATCCTCTCCTATTGAGAAGCCTAGCCCCCCTAAACTATATCGGCTTAGCGGTTCAGAAAAGCCTCAGCATCCTTTGGATGCTTGTTTTGCGGGGCCGCCATAATATTTAGGATGTGCCCGCGCGCTGCAAGCGCCGCGGACAAGGAAAATCGCCATGAGCGTAGAATCTTC is a window of Candidatus Binataceae bacterium DNA encoding:
- a CDS encoding ferredoxin family protein, which codes for MPWTITRLCRDCVDTGCVSVCPVDCIYEYVGSDKEKFPNQLYIHPDECIDCGACEPECPWQAIFEEPAVPEVLKDDIELNHAMVDITDQFKVKSFVQTEHPTPEQIAANKQKWGLDPNA